The Fimbriimonas ginsengisoli Gsoil 348 genome window below encodes:
- the crcB gene encoding fluoride efflux transporter CrcB — MKVLLQTLLVGTGGFLGANLRYWLGGWIQGRLDEGFPWHTFFINVTGSFVISLFLGLSTALNWHPNWRLFLAIGILGGYTTFSSFSWEALALMTGKLYGQALGYVLGSVILSIIGAWLGLLLAGRILGPQS; from the coding sequence ATGAAAGTGCTTCTGCAAACCCTACTGGTGGGAACCGGCGGATTCTTGGGGGCAAACCTTCGGTATTGGCTCGGAGGCTGGATTCAAGGCCGGCTAGACGAAGGGTTTCCGTGGCACACGTTCTTTATCAATGTGACGGGCTCGTTCGTGATATCCCTTTTTCTCGGGCTGTCGACCGCCCTTAACTGGCATCCCAACTGGCGTCTCTTTCTGGCGATCGGAATCCTAGGGGGTTACACGACCTTTTCCAGCTTCTCCTGGGAGGCACTGGCGCTGATGACGGGGAAGCTGTATGGGCAAGCGCTCGGCTACGTACTCGGCTCGGTCATCCTGTCGATTATCGGCGCATGGCTCGGCCTATTGCTCGCCGGCCGCATCTTGGGTCCGCAGTCTTGA
- a CDS encoding AbrB/MazE/SpoVT family DNA-binding domain-containing protein: MSLVVREEGSVPIPEELAEEFGIHKGSQIEWERTADGSLTLRATMSREETIRAIRGAGRKFLKPGESGVESFLRWRQEERELDDTY, translated from the coding sequence ATGTCGCTCGTCGTTCGTGAAGAGGGCTCCGTACCCATACCGGAGGAATTGGCCGAGGAATTTGGAATCCACAAGGGGAGCCAAATCGAATGGGAGCGAACGGCTGATGGCTCCCTAACTCTCCGTGCCACGATGTCCCGTGAAGAGACGATTCGAGCCATCCGAGGCGCCGGTCGTAAGTTCTTGAAGCCGGGTGAGAGCGGCGTCGAGAGCTTTCTCCGGTGGCGTCAGGAAGAACGAGAACTGGATGACACCTATTGA
- a CDS encoding 50S ribosomal protein L25, whose amino-acid sequence MSMFQVERRQKDGGRPKQLRKRGVLPMALVERTHETMLIQAPVDALRHAMAHVDSHGRMQIQIGGEGGSRQAIVKHVEQDALRHELIHVTLQEVADEDTIKMDIPVVATGHSAATDESGVALNTITDHIKIRGRIMDMPEHIEVDISNMGVGDHITAGDLKLADGVELLSNPDTILFSVSQLRIAQEEPETTASAEEEPTETASDSTEES is encoded by the coding sequence ATGTCGATGTTCCAAGTAGAAAGGCGGCAAAAAGATGGCGGGCGGCCGAAGCAGTTGCGAAAGCGAGGGGTGCTGCCGATGGCGCTTGTCGAGCGTACGCACGAAACGATGCTGATCCAAGCTCCGGTGGACGCTTTGCGGCACGCGATGGCCCACGTGGATAGCCACGGCCGCATGCAGATCCAGATCGGGGGAGAGGGCGGCTCCCGCCAAGCCATCGTAAAGCACGTCGAACAAGACGCGCTCCGGCACGAGCTTATTCACGTTACTCTGCAAGAAGTGGCCGACGAAGATACGATCAAGATGGACATCCCAGTCGTCGCGACGGGCCACTCCGCCGCTACCGACGAGTCCGGCGTGGCGCTCAACACCATCACCGATCACATCAAGATTCGCGGCCGAATCATGGACATGCCCGAGCATATCGAGGTCGATATCTCGAACATGGGCGTGGGCGACCACATCACCGCCGGCGATCTCAAGCTCGCCGACGGAGTCGAGTTGCTTTCCAATCCGGACACGATCCTGTTCAGCGTAAGCCAGCTCAGAATCGCCCAAGAAGAGCCGGAGACGACCGCCTCCGCGGAAGAGGAACCAACCGAAACCGCTTCAGATTCCACCGAGGAATCCTAA
- a CDS encoding TatD family hydrolase translates to MLIDTHCHLNDEKAFPDPAAELAACAEAGVEKVLVVGTEPEDWNRAIALADRFEPVYAIVGWHPNYTANYDPSTLPALEQLLGHPKVVALGEIGLDYHWDYAPHEIQFQALRDQLALGKRLGKPIVFHAREAYSDLLDVLEEDASYRYLFHCFAGTKEEAARAVALGGYFGVDGPITYKKADELREVMRSIPPDRIVVETDAPYMSPVPFRGKPNRSAYVAYVNQGLADALGISADECAALTTSNTRRFFNLT, encoded by the coding sequence ATGCTTATCGACACCCACTGCCACCTGAACGACGAAAAAGCGTTCCCCGATCCGGCGGCCGAGCTCGCCGCCTGCGCCGAGGCTGGAGTGGAGAAGGTGCTGGTCGTAGGCACCGAACCAGAAGATTGGAACCGTGCGATCGCGCTTGCGGATCGCTTCGAGCCGGTCTACGCCATCGTCGGCTGGCACCCGAACTACACGGCGAATTACGACCCCTCCACTTTGCCCGCCTTAGAACAGCTTCTTGGCCACCCGAAGGTCGTCGCCTTGGGTGAGATCGGGCTCGATTACCACTGGGATTACGCGCCCCACGAGATTCAGTTCCAAGCCCTCCGGGATCAGCTCGCCCTCGGCAAACGGCTCGGCAAGCCGATCGTCTTTCATGCCCGAGAGGCGTACTCGGACCTCCTCGACGTGCTGGAGGAGGACGCTTCCTACCGCTATCTTTTCCACTGCTTTGCGGGAACAAAGGAGGAAGCCGCCCGGGCGGTGGCGCTCGGCGGCTACTTCGGAGTGGATGGTCCGATCACCTACAAGAAAGCCGACGAGCTCCGCGAGGTGATGCGCTCCATTCCGCCCGACCGCATCGTGGTGGAAACCGACGCCCCTTATATGTCTCCAGTCCCGTTCCGGGGCAAACCCAACCGGTCGGCTTACGTGGCCTACGTCAACCAGGGGTTAGCCGACGCGCTCGGCATCTCCGCCGACGAGTGCGCCGCATTGACTACTTCGAACACCCGCCGCTTCTTCAACCTAACGTAG
- a CDS encoding glycoside hydrolase family 2 protein: MRAVAVGLLISGLLVCAGAQTGGLKTRWAAKVGEIPLPEYPRPTMVRPNWTNLNGRWEFAMTKGGAAPRVFPEKIRVPFPVESQLSGINRMVPAGSMVWYRRSFAAPKGGGRTLIHFGAVDWSSEVRVNGVSLATHQGGYDAFTVDATDALKGSGPQELLVGVSDPTDAGTQPRGKQVRRPGGIFYTPTTGIWQTVWLEQVPPRSFDHLKIDTWPRAGQVEISQSIRGDEHGCRVRAEVLSHGRVVARSEAGASGTNTLKVASAKWWSPDAPNLYDVRLTLLDEKGRRIDQVKSYFGFREVSVGPGPDGKTRILLNGKPTFMVGPLDQGFWPDGLYTAPTDDALKYDLDVTKRLGFNMIRKHVKVEPERWYTWCDRMGILVWQDMPSGDGSIGPNDPDLQRSLFSASIFERELDAMLRGLHNHPSIVTWVVFNEGWGQYDTARMAQKVKDADPSRIVDSVTGWADRGVGDMNDWHVYPGPGSPKPEAKRAAVLGEFGGLGLPTPGHMWQATGWGYRSFKTPGELTAAFEGIFSNLHLLIGDPGLSAAVYTQTTDVETELNGLMTYDRAVIKMDPARVRRAVTSLFGPVPAVTTVLPTSESTAYRWRYTESAPPSGWQGSTFDESHWLEGLGGFGTKETPGAIVGTEWRGKDIWLRRWFDVSGRIQDGLALRIHHDDQAEVYLDGELISTLPGWTSAYSLVTLPKVKLNPGHHILAIHCHQDAGGQFIDAGLVRIK, translated from the coding sequence ATGAGGGCAGTCGCGGTTGGGTTGTTGATTTCCGGGTTGTTGGTCTGTGCGGGAGCCCAGACGGGTGGGCTCAAGACTCGGTGGGCGGCGAAGGTGGGAGAGATCCCCTTGCCGGAATATCCGCGGCCGACAATGGTGAGGCCCAATTGGACGAATCTCAATGGAAGGTGGGAGTTCGCCATGACGAAGGGCGGGGCGGCTCCAAGGGTATTCCCGGAGAAGATCCGGGTGCCGTTTCCCGTCGAGTCGCAACTCTCGGGAATCAACCGCATGGTGCCCGCCGGGAGCATGGTCTGGTACCGTCGGTCCTTTGCCGCTCCCAAAGGGGGCGGGCGCACGCTGATCCACTTTGGCGCCGTTGATTGGTCCAGCGAGGTTCGAGTAAATGGCGTCAGCCTGGCCACCCATCAGGGTGGCTACGACGCGTTCACCGTCGACGCCACCGACGCGTTGAAGGGGAGTGGTCCGCAGGAGCTGTTGGTGGGCGTGAGCGACCCAACCGACGCCGGAACCCAGCCCCGAGGCAAGCAGGTCCGCCGCCCCGGCGGCATTTTCTACACCCCTACCACCGGAATCTGGCAGACGGTTTGGCTGGAACAGGTGCCGCCGCGCTCGTTCGATCATCTTAAGATCGACACGTGGCCCCGCGCCGGTCAGGTGGAGATCTCGCAATCGATCCGCGGCGACGAACACGGTTGCCGCGTCCGCGCCGAAGTTTTGAGTCACGGACGAGTGGTCGCCCGATCCGAGGCCGGCGCCAGTGGCACGAACACCCTCAAGGTGGCGAGCGCCAAATGGTGGAGTCCCGATGCTCCCAATCTTTACGACGTGAGGCTCACCCTTCTCGATGAGAAAGGGCGGCGGATCGACCAGGTCAAGAGCTATTTCGGCTTTCGCGAGGTCTCCGTAGGCCCCGGTCCGGACGGCAAAACCCGCATCCTGCTCAATGGCAAGCCGACTTTCATGGTCGGCCCGCTCGATCAAGGTTTCTGGCCCGACGGTCTCTACACCGCCCCCACGGACGACGCCCTCAAATACGATCTCGATGTCACCAAGCGGCTCGGCTTCAACATGATACGTAAGCACGTCAAGGTCGAACCGGAGCGGTGGTACACGTGGTGCGACCGCATGGGGATCTTGGTGTGGCAGGACATGCCGAGCGGGGACGGCTCCATCGGTCCGAACGACCCCGACCTGCAGCGTTCGCTCTTCTCTGCGAGCATTTTCGAGCGCGAGCTCGACGCCATGCTCCGTGGCCTTCATAACCACCCCTCCATCGTCACCTGGGTTGTCTTCAACGAGGGCTGGGGCCAGTACGACACGGCTCGGATGGCACAAAAGGTCAAAGACGCCGATCCGAGCCGCATCGTCGACTCGGTCACCGGCTGGGCGGATCGCGGCGTAGGCGACATGAACGACTGGCACGTCTACCCTGGTCCCGGCTCACCTAAGCCGGAGGCGAAACGAGCGGCGGTGCTGGGAGAGTTCGGCGGGCTCGGCCTACCCACTCCCGGCCACATGTGGCAAGCGACCGGCTGGGGTTACCGCTCCTTTAAGACGCCAGGCGAGCTGACGGCGGCGTTCGAGGGGATTTTCTCCAATCTGCACTTGTTGATCGGGGACCCCGGCCTATCGGCGGCGGTCTACACCCAAACCACCGATGTGGAGACCGAGCTCAACGGCTTAATGACGTACGACCGGGCCGTTATCAAGATGGACCCGGCCCGAGTCCGCCGGGCGGTGACGTCGCTCTTCGGACCCGTGCCGGCGGTTACAACCGTGCTGCCCACCAGCGAGAGCACCGCCTACAGGTGGCGTTACACGGAGTCGGCACCCCCCTCGGGATGGCAGGGTTCGACCTTCGACGAGTCGCATTGGCTAGAAGGGCTCGGGGGATTCGGGACGAAAGAGACGCCGGGCGCGATCGTGGGCACCGAGTGGCGCGGAAAGGATATCTGGCTGCGTCGGTGGTTCGACGTTTCGGGCCGCATCCAAGACGGTCTAGCGCTACGAATTCATCACGACGACCAAGCTGAGGTGTACCTCGACGGCGAATTGATCTCGACCTTGCCGGGTTGGACGTCGGCTTATTCGCTCGTCACCCTGCCCAAGGTGAAATTGAATCCTGGTCACCACATCTTGGCGATCCATTGCCACCAAGACGCCGGCGGCCAGTTCATCGACGCCGGTTTGGTGAGGATCAAGTAG
- a CDS encoding type II toxin-antitoxin system VapC family toxin, translated as MTHLLDTSAALAHYWGEAGADRVDELLREAGVSIGISVLSVFEIAQAVAHRTGDDKEGGTVANVYAGLAHEIAPVSMETVREGLDLRRSATARIALADCLIAATAAQNGAVLVHRDPHFSTLPAERPRQEVLPPK; from the coding sequence TTGACCCATCTCCTCGACACCTCGGCGGCCCTTGCCCATTATTGGGGAGAAGCGGGGGCAGACCGCGTCGATGAGCTTCTCCGGGAGGCGGGAGTTTCAATAGGAATTTCCGTCCTTTCCGTCTTCGAAATCGCCCAGGCTGTTGCCCACCGTACAGGTGACGATAAGGAGGGAGGAACCGTGGCGAACGTATATGCGGGTCTCGCCCATGAGATCGCTCCCGTTTCGATGGAGACCGTTCGAGAAGGGCTCGATCTCCGCCGCAGCGCGACGGCGCGGATTGCTCTGGCGGACTGTCTAATCGCGGCGACTGCCGCTCAGAATGGCGCGGTCCTCGTCCACCGCGACCCTCACTTCTCAACCCTCCCGGCGGAGAGGCCGAGGCAAGAAGTGTTGCCGCCGAAGTAG